Proteins from a single region of Bacteriovorax sp. Seq25_V:
- a CDS encoding DUF444 family protein — translation MDHPIKRDHARFRKIIKGKIRDNLKKYVSRGEMPIPKGNGQFKVPMPSINTPRFKFGDKSQGGSGQGDGQPGDPVDGQPGEGQPGQGQEAGQDEGAKELEVEMSLDELASILGEELALPKIEPKGKKNMQSTVDRYTSIGTVGPDALKHYKRSYKEALKRQVAMGTYDPKNPVIIPIKSDMRYRSSDTKIEFENSAVVIYMMDVSGSMGDEQKEIVRTESFWINLWLKSQYKDIEIRYIIHDATAKEVDEETFFRTRESGGTLISSALKVCREIIQNDYNSAEWNIYPFHFSDGDNWSTEDTKLCLDILKEDIIPNSNVFCYGQVESRYGSGQFYKDLAAVFGENHEDVILSKIKSKEHILESIKDFLGKGK, via the coding sequence GTGGATCATCCAATTAAACGAGATCATGCAAGATTTCGTAAAATTATCAAAGGTAAAATCAGAGACAATCTGAAGAAATATGTTTCTCGCGGAGAAATGCCTATTCCTAAAGGGAATGGGCAATTTAAAGTTCCAATGCCATCAATTAACACGCCAAGATTTAAATTTGGTGACAAGAGCCAAGGTGGTTCAGGACAAGGTGATGGACAACCTGGAGATCCAGTTGATGGACAACCAGGAGAAGGACAACCGGGTCAAGGGCAAGAAGCTGGTCAAGATGAAGGAGCGAAGGAGCTTGAAGTTGAAATGTCTCTTGACGAGCTTGCAAGTATTCTTGGCGAAGAGTTAGCGCTACCTAAAATTGAGCCGAAAGGTAAAAAGAATATGCAGTCAACTGTCGATCGCTACACAAGTATCGGTACAGTTGGACCAGATGCTCTTAAGCACTATAAGCGTTCTTATAAAGAAGCGCTAAAGCGTCAAGTAGCAATGGGGACATATGATCCAAAGAATCCTGTCATTATTCCAATTAAAAGTGATATGAGATATCGCTCCTCTGATACTAAGATTGAATTTGAAAATTCCGCCGTTGTTATTTATATGATGGATGTTTCAGGTTCGATGGGTGATGAACAAAAAGAAATCGTTAGAACAGAATCTTTCTGGATCAATCTATGGCTAAAGTCGCAGTATAAAGATATTGAAATTCGCTATATCATTCACGACGCCACAGCGAAAGAAGTTGATGAAGAGACATTTTTTAGAACACGAGAAAGCGGTGGGACACTAATTTCATCTGCATTAAAAGTATGTCGTGAAATTATTCAAAATGACTACAACTCTGCTGAGTGGAATATTTATCCATTTCATTTTTCTGATGGTGATAACTGGTCAACTGAAGATACAAAGCTTTGTCTTGATATTTTAAAAGAAGACATTATTCCAAATTCTAATGTGTTTTGCTACGGACAAGTCGAGTCACGCTATGGTTCAGGGCAGTTTTATAAAGACCTCGCAGCTGTTTTTGGTGAAAACCATGAAGATGTTATCTTAAGTAAAATTAAGAGTAAGGAACACATCTTAGAATCGATCAAAGACTTTCTTGGAAAGGGAAAATAA
- a CDS encoding SpoVR family protein yields MERTKPLTGELLELRDEIYGYATAYGLDFYPVVFEVCNYDTVCILAANGGFPTRYPHWRFGMEYDQLSKGNTYGFQKIYELVINTDPCYAYLLSSNRYVDQKLVMAHVYGHADFFKNNAWFASTNKKMMDVMANHGTKIRRYMEKYGHDKVEAFIDIVLSFENLLDVNELYRTADFAAKTVFDEDFVMPDDRSSVLKSFMNSKIGGKPKELAKPKEDTPLDKIDEKVKGTRDIMKFLMDYAPIEEWQSDILGILREEAYYFLPQRMTKIMNEGWASYWHSKILTQKALRSSEIVDFADIHSGVMAMSQKSINPYKIGIELFRDIEYRWDTGKFGKDYMECDDLQTKSNWNRETNMGREKIFEVRKSHNDITFIDEFFTEEFCDRMQLFTYKFNPRTGRNEIDSRDFKEIKGKLLQQLTNFGNPIIEVESANFKNRGELLLKHVHQGVDLDINFAKDTMNNLYKIWKRPVVISTIIEEKSVFYIHDGKELKELKE; encoded by the coding sequence ATGGAGAGAACAAAACCACTAACTGGAGAACTTCTCGAATTACGCGATGAGATTTACGGTTACGCAACTGCGTATGGACTTGATTTCTATCCTGTTGTTTTCGAAGTTTGTAATTACGATACTGTTTGTATTTTGGCTGCAAATGGCGGTTTTCCGACAAGATATCCACATTGGCGCTTTGGAATGGAGTACGACCAACTCTCTAAAGGTAATACATACGGTTTTCAAAAAATTTATGAGCTTGTGATCAATACAGATCCTTGTTATGCATATCTATTAAGTAGTAATCGTTATGTTGATCAAAAGCTTGTTATGGCCCACGTTTATGGACACGCTGATTTCTTTAAGAATAATGCGTGGTTTGCTTCTACCAATAAGAAGATGATGGATGTGATGGCCAACCATGGAACAAAGATTAGACGTTACATGGAAAAGTATGGTCACGATAAGGTTGAGGCATTCATTGATATTGTTCTCTCTTTTGAGAATCTCCTTGATGTGAATGAATTATACCGCACGGCAGACTTTGCTGCTAAGACGGTTTTTGATGAAGATTTCGTGATGCCAGATGATCGCTCATCTGTTCTTAAGTCTTTTATGAATTCTAAAATTGGTGGAAAACCAAAAGAATTGGCGAAGCCTAAAGAAGATACTCCTCTGGATAAAATCGATGAAAAGGTAAAAGGAACTCGCGATATTATGAAGTTCCTGATGGACTATGCTCCAATTGAGGAATGGCAATCAGATATTCTTGGAATCCTTAGAGAAGAGGCATATTATTTTCTGCCACAACGAATGACGAAAATTATGAATGAAGGGTGGGCAAGTTACTGGCACTCTAAAATCCTAACTCAAAAAGCGCTTCGCTCTTCTGAGATCGTTGATTTTGCAGACATCCACTCTGGTGTTATGGCCATGAGTCAGAAGTCAATAAACCCATATAAAATCGGAATAGAACTCTTTAGAGATATCGAATACCGCTGGGATACGGGGAAATTTGGTAAGGACTATATGGAGTGCGATGACCTTCAGACGAAATCAAATTGGAACCGTGAAACAAATATGGGACGTGAGAAGATCTTTGAGGTACGTAAGTCTCACAATGATATTACTTTCATAGATGAATTCTTCACTGAAGAGTTCTGTGATCGCATGCAACTATTCACTTATAAGTTTAATCCACGTACAGGAAGAAATGAGATTGATTCTCGCGACTTTAAAGAAATTAAAGGGAAACTCCTACAGCAGCTTACAAATTTTGGTAATCCAATCATTGAGGTTGAATCTGCCAACTTTAAAAACAGAGGAGAACTTCTTTTAAAGCATGTTCATCAAGGAGTTGACCTCGATATTAACTTCGCAAAGGATACGATGAACAATCTATATAAGATTTGGAAACGTCCGGTTGTTATATCTACAATCATTGAAGAAAAGAGTGTTTTCTATATTCATGACGGAAAAGAGTTAAAAGAATTAAAAGAGTAA
- a CDS encoding FecR domain-containing protein yields MSLKNIIFCICLFLNSYAFSRSSIATVEIVKGNVTKLIPGALIANKVKTGDELYEDTSVVTGPRSFVKITFIDDSKISIGPQSKVVINLVQKEAGSVISLLKGKIRTSVIPTEEKEKNKFYIKTRTAALGVRGTEFQTIYNPENKITNLLTFRGEVAMVNIEKEAHLQASEVEADSVSVERDADNKLQLENNPIKSQDDKIANLINLNEALKASDAVVVKGGQFSGTTTELDKVSLPVKINPVQLGMLYANDTFTNKDARDSKIIKNVGEVEKFVAVKQEDQIPPPEGFYNEKTGEYAPKAGGLIDTETGLYIPPEADAKFDEDRQIFVPNKVGRLEVDTGEYIAPRGMKLDARNGFVIPNSHNQKIASLVQLKESMNDSMGKELFIEKEKKAEDVKIYSLREEFTKDLVLFYGHSFSRDLKVSERSDSFDNEDLALDGSKEVGVDWRMAGNGDYRPKVDFSFTRADYKGARDYKGTSSSLYSFGFGVDKYITSRFFIGAEVNIHQQIFALTNTDKDLARVTLTTFMLTGDYVFAKWKKAFFNLHTGIGTNFYKKDDLVRVKNGLAFELGLDFGYWINQKNQLKIGLLINGEDADIAGSGFFANNSSHENGLRFVFGHVF; encoded by the coding sequence ATGTCTCTCAAAAATATCATTTTTTGCATATGTTTATTTCTAAATTCATATGCATTTTCTCGCTCATCAATTGCAACTGTCGAAATTGTAAAAGGTAATGTTACAAAACTTATCCCTGGGGCTTTGATTGCTAATAAAGTTAAAACTGGAGACGAGCTTTATGAAGATACAAGTGTTGTAACGGGACCTAGAAGTTTTGTGAAAATCACTTTCATTGATGATTCTAAGATTTCAATTGGGCCACAATCTAAAGTTGTTATAAATCTTGTTCAAAAAGAAGCTGGAAGTGTGATTTCTCTTTTAAAGGGAAAGATTAGAACTTCTGTTATTCCAACAGAGGAAAAAGAAAAAAACAAATTCTATATCAAGACTCGTACAGCGGCCCTTGGCGTACGAGGAACAGAGTTTCAAACAATTTATAACCCAGAGAATAAAATCACAAACCTTCTAACTTTTAGAGGGGAAGTGGCCATGGTTAATATTGAGAAAGAAGCTCACTTGCAAGCTAGTGAAGTTGAGGCTGATTCAGTCTCTGTTGAAAGAGATGCTGATAATAAACTTCAATTGGAAAATAATCCTATTAAGTCTCAAGATGACAAGATTGCTAATCTTATCAATTTAAATGAGGCCTTAAAGGCTTCAGATGCGGTTGTTGTTAAAGGTGGACAATTCTCTGGAACAACTACTGAGCTCGATAAGGTCTCTCTTCCAGTTAAGATTAATCCAGTTCAACTTGGTATGTTGTATGCTAATGATACATTCACGAATAAGGATGCTAGAGACTCCAAAATTATTAAAAATGTTGGTGAGGTAGAAAAATTTGTTGCAGTAAAGCAGGAAGACCAGATCCCACCACCTGAAGGTTTTTATAACGAAAAGACTGGAGAGTATGCACCTAAGGCCGGAGGTCTAATTGATACTGAGACAGGTCTTTATATCCCGCCTGAAGCTGACGCAAAATTTGATGAAGATAGACAGATCTTCGTTCCAAATAAAGTGGGACGCCTTGAGGTTGATACTGGTGAGTATATCGCTCCACGAGGGATGAAGCTTGATGCAAGAAATGGATTTGTTATTCCGAATTCCCATAATCAAAAAATAGCAAGTCTTGTTCAACTGAAAGAATCGATGAATGATAGCATGGGTAAAGAGTTATTCATTGAAAAAGAAAAGAAAGCAGAAGATGTAAAAATTTATTCCCTAAGAGAAGAGTTTACGAAGGATCTTGTTCTGTTCTACGGGCATAGTTTCTCACGCGATCTTAAAGTCAGTGAGCGATCTGATTCATTTGATAATGAAGATCTCGCCCTTGATGGTTCAAAAGAAGTAGGGGTTGACTGGAGAATGGCCGGGAATGGTGATTATAGACCTAAAGTAGATTTCTCATTCACAAGAGCGGACTATAAAGGAGCACGAGATTATAAGGGAACAAGCTCTTCTCTTTATTCTTTTGGTTTTGGTGTTGATAAATATATTACATCAAGGTTCTTTATTGGTGCGGAGGTTAATATTCACCAGCAGATTTTCGCTCTTACAAACACAGACAAAGACCTTGCTCGTGTAACTCTCACTACTTTTATGCTAACTGGTGACTATGTTTTTGCTAAATGGAAGAAAGCATTCTTCAATCTTCATACAGGGATTGGTACAAACTTTTATAAGAAAGATGATCTTGTAAGAGTTAAAAATGGTCTTGCCTTCGAACTCGGTCTTGATTTTGGATACTGGATTAATCAGAAAAATCAACTAAAGATTGGACTACTAATTAATGGTGAAGATGCTGACATTGCAGGATCTGGATTCTTTGCCAATAACTCTTCTCACGAAAATGGATTAAGATTCGTTTTCGGCCATGTCTTCTAG